The following coding sequences are from one Saccopteryx bilineata isolate mSacBil1 chromosome 3, mSacBil1_pri_phased_curated, whole genome shotgun sequence window:
- the GCNT2 gene encoding N-acetyllactosaminide beta-1,6-N-acetylglucosaminyl-transferase isoform X6 has product MGSWKHCVFSVSLITALIFVFVYNNKLWEEKRFLKASLYNASLLAETCHQIVKGKVFYSTDNALKTSLSESACYEYMVQSHYITETLSKEEAEFPLAYTVTIHKDFGTFERLFRAIYMPQNVYCIHVDKKATAEFKDAVEQLLSCFPNAFLASKMEPVVYGGISRLQADLNCIKDLVATAIPWKYAINTCGQDFPLKTNKEIVQYLKEFKGKNITPGVLPPDHAIGRTKYVHQEILHKQNSYMLKTTQLKTSPPHNMTIYFGTAYVALTREFANFVFQDQQALDLLSWSKDTYSPDEHFWVTLNRIPVLGESQASRSRITRTL; this is encoded by the coding sequence ATGGGCTCTTGGAAGCACTGTGTTTTTAGTGTGTCTCTTATCACTGCCctgatttttgtatttgtttacaATAATAAGTTATGGGAGGAGAAACGTTTTTTGAAGGCATCTCTTTACAATGCTTCACTCTTAGCAGAAACCTGTCATCAGATTGTTAAGGGGAAGGTTTTTTACTCAACAGACAATGCACTGAAAACTAGCCTCAGTGAATCTGCCTGTTATGAATACATGGTTCAAAGTCACTATATAACAGAAACACTCTCTAAAGAAGAGGCTGAGTTCCCTTTGGCTTACACAGTGACCATCCACAAAGACTTTGGCACTTTTGAGAGACTCTTCAGGGCAATTTACATGCCTCAGAATGTCTACTGTATTCATGTGGATAAAAAGGCAACAGCTGAATTTAAAGATGCAGTAGAGCAATTACTGAGCTGCTTCCCAAATGCCTTTCTGGCTTCCAAGATGGAGCCAGTTGTCTATGGTGGGATTTCCAGGCTCCAGGCTGACCTGAACTGCATCAAAGATCTTGTGGCCACAGCGATCCCATGGAAGTATGCCATCAACACCTGTGGGCAAGATTTCCCCCTGAAAACCAACAAGGAAATAGTTCAGTATCTGAAAGAATTTAAAGGGAAAAACATTACCCCAGGGGTGCTGCCTCCTGATCATGCTATTGGACGAACTAAATATGTCCACCAAGAAATATTGCACAAACAAAATTCCTAtatgcttaaaacaacacaattgaaaacttCGCCTCCTCACAATATGACCATTTACTTTGGCACTGCCTATGTGGCCCTCACAAGGGAATTCGCTAACTTTGTCTTCCAAGACCAGCAGGCACTTGACTTACTGTCCTGGTCCAAGGACACCTACAGTCCTGATGAACATTTCTGGGTGACACTCAATAGGATTCCTG